From Methanobrevibacter olleyae, the proteins below share one genomic window:
- a CDS encoding transcription factor S: MRFCPSCGKVLIPKNNKIECICGYDEEISDEDISKEYKFEGERKKEIEVIVTDNNDLALPTKEITCYKCGGTKGYWWTVQTRSADEAPTYFIRCAKCGNTWRRSN; encoded by the coding sequence ATGAGATTTTGTCCTAGCTGTGGTAAAGTTCTAATACCTAAAAACAATAAAATTGAATGTATCTGCGGATATGATGAAGAAATATCTGATGAAGATATATCAAAGGAATATAAGTTTGAAGGGGAGCGAAAAAAAGAAATAGAAGTTATTGTAACTGATAACAATGATCTTGCTCTGCCAACAAAAGAAATTACTTGTTACAAATGTGGAGGAACAAAGGGTTACTGGTGGACTGTTCAAACAAGATCTGCTGATGAAGCTCCAACTTATTTTATCAGATGTGCTAAATGTGGAAACACATGGAGACGGTCTAATTAA
- a CDS encoding oligosaccharide repeat unit polymerase family protein yields the protein MSLIYSIISTITRNIENTLRNSFLFTSIFKILGFIENKWINSYFKRLYPSEKFLSFVDKSKILKEELFSPLIVLFTFTLFLLLATDPISKDLQNTIVIAFISFFIGSIIFPRFILNNQNTEDSKNRDNDNSIPLFNTKDIYSIGFCLSLIGIIFLFISIASVGGLPILKSSLRYSLKPALTMPVFLIIPGIGLIASHYLNQFKNNEISRSQARFRFLVLTSIGIITVLTLQYRTPIIAILLMMVIIAYYARILSVWEVIIATLLGVGAIIGIGYLRSLNELAISSNTNPFSTLESRANFTMHVLNLLNEISGNFGLLKGKMIASSMPGSPLGPRMLVGKLIAWRTEVTVTPTLLGQMIVDFGKIGVVVEMSLLGFILGTGYKIIKITKDSFYIVLYSLILTYSILGVETGILDIQVLFYFFIASFIYLALILKDKGIRIY from the coding sequence ATGAGCTTGATATATTCTATTATTAGCACAATAACTAGAAATATAGAAAATACACTTAGAAACTCATTTTTATTTACAAGCATATTCAAAATACTTGGATTTATTGAAAATAAATGGATTAATAGCTATTTTAAGAGATTATATCCAAGTGAAAAATTTTTATCATTTGTAGATAAAAGTAAAATATTAAAAGAAGAATTATTTTCACCTCTTATTGTTTTATTTACATTTACTCTTTTTTTACTTCTTGCTACAGACCCTATATCAAAAGATTTGCAAAATACCATAGTTATTGCATTTATTAGTTTTTTTATTGGATCAATAATATTTCCAAGATTTATTTTAAATAATCAAAACACTGAAGACAGTAAAAACAGAGATAATGACAATAGTATTCCATTATTCAACACAAAAGACATATATTCAATTGGTTTTTGTCTTAGTTTAATTGGAATTATATTTTTATTTATAAGCATTGCATCTGTTGGAGGATTGCCAATATTAAAATCCTCTTTAAGATACTCCCTTAAGCCAGCACTTACAATGCCTGTTTTTTTAATAATTCCTGGAATTGGCCTAATCGCATCACACTATTTAAATCAATTTAAAAATAATGAAATTAGTCGCAGCCAAGCAAGATTTAGATTTTTAGTTTTAACAAGTATAGGAATTATAACTGTCCTTACACTACAATATAGAACACCGATTATTGCTATTTTGCTTATGATGGTTATAATTGCTTATTATGCTAGGATATTATCTGTTTGGGAAGTGATTATAGCTACACTATTAGGTGTTGGAGCAATTATAGGAATTGGTTATCTAAGATCTTTAAATGAACTTGCAATTAGTTCAAATACAAATCCTTTTTCTACTTTAGAATCTAGAGCAAACTTTACAATGCATGTTTTAAACTTATTAAATGAAATCTCTGGAAACTTTGGGCTTTTAAAAGGTAAAATGATAGCAAGTTCAATGCCTGGAAGCCCTCTTGGACCTAGAATGTTAGTGGGGAAATTAATAGCTTGGAGAACAGAGGTAACTGTAACTCCTACACTATTAGGTCAGATGATTGTAGATTTTGGTAAAATCGGTGTAGTTGTAGAAATGTCTCTACTGGGATTTATATTAGGAACTGGATATAAGATCATTAAAATTACAAAAGACTCATTTTATATTGTTCTATACAGCTTAATTTTAACCTATTCTATTTTAGGAGTAGAAACTGGAATATTAGACATACAAGTTTTATTCTACTTTTTTATAGCAAGCTTTATTTATCTAGCGCTAATTCTAAAGGATAAAGGTATAAGAATTTATTAA
- the porD gene encoding pyruvate synthase subunit PorD has translation MVSMGCAISEPGSSRKNKTGGWRTFKPILDKDACVDCDNCIMFCPEGCINKDHDIDYDYCKGCGICNVECPVQAIKMEIE, from the coding sequence ATGGTTTCTATGGGATGTGCAATTAGTGAACCTGGAAGTAGTCGTAAAAATAAAACAGGTGGTTGGAGAACTTTTAAACCAATCCTTGATAAAGATGCTTGTGTAGATTGTGATAACTGTATCATGTTCTGTCCAGAAGGATGTATAAACAAGGACCATGATATTGATTATGATTATTGTAAAGGTTGCGGTATTTGCAATGTAGAATGCCCAGTTCAAGCTATTAAAATGGAAATAGAATAG
- a CDS encoding 4Fe-4S binding protein: protein MIVIDLEECGVCEKCIPICPKELIEKKGYAMIIKDGCDDCGICLDICPLGAIYEEE, encoded by the coding sequence TTGATAGTAATTGATTTAGAGGAATGTGGAGTGTGTGAAAAATGTATACCTATCTGTCCAAAAGAATTAATTGAAAAAAAAGGATATGCAATGATAATTAAAGATGGTTGCGATGATTGTGGTATATGCTTAGATATCTGTCCTTTAGGTGCAATATACGAAGAAGAATAA
- the porC gene encoding pyruvate synthase subunit PorC, whose product MIEIRFHGRGGQGAVTAAEILAKAAFKDGKYSQAFPFFGVERRGAPVMAFTRIDAEPINLRYQVYNPDYVVVLDDGLLSVADVYFGLKENGEVIINTHEEVKSENHTVFDIDATGIALEYLGVNIVNTIILGYFAKRTGEVSIESLLEVIKETFPGPIGEKNAAAAQKAYDIA is encoded by the coding sequence ATGATTGAAATTCGCTTTCACGGACGTGGAGGACAAGGTGCTGTAACTGCAGCAGAAATTTTAGCTAAAGCAGCATTTAAAGATGGTAAATACTCTCAAGCCTTCCCATTCTTCGGTGTAGAAAGAAGAGGGGCTCCTGTTATGGCATTTACTAGAATTGATGCAGAACCTATCAATTTAAGATATCAGGTATATAATCCTGATTATGTGGTAGTTCTTGATGATGGTCTTTTAAGTGTTGCTGATGTTTATTTTGGATTGAAGGAAAATGGTGAAGTTATTATAAATACTCATGAAGAAGTTAAATCTGAAAACCATACAGTTTTTGATATCGATGCTACAGGTATTGCATTAGAATATCTAGGTGTAAATATTGTTAATACTATTATTTTAGGATACTTTGCTAAAAGGACTGGTGAAGTAAGTATTGAATCACTTCTTGAAGTAATTAAAGAAACTTTCCCAGGTCCAATAGGAGAAAAAAATGCAGCAGCAGCTCAGAAAGCTTATGACATTGCTTAA